In Ensifer canadensis, a genomic segment contains:
- the uvrB gene encoding excinuclease ABC subunit UvrB, translating into MAQDPKTSAKNPPRKTTVPGGFEEVPQAPLSGTPLSGNVSDWVKQLEADAEASAFESQREVASKAGKHRKKVEIAAKSAAGRKPEGASEPMRGPRGAKAQGADSVSGRTSRGTSMGGTTDPKTRAAAGLNPVAGLDVSLEDADKLSTSGVTATVEALSALIESGNPLFKDGKLWTPHRPARPPKSEGGIEIRMVSDYEPAGDQPTAIADLVEGLASGERSQVLLGVTGSGKTFTMAKVIEATQRPAVILAPNKTLAAQLYSEFKNFFPDNAVEYFVSYYDYYQPEAYVPRSDTFIEKESSINEQIDRMRHSATRSLLERDDCIIVASVSCIYGIGSVETYTAMTFQMSVGDTLDQRQLLADLVAQQYKRRDMDFQRGSFRVRGDTIEIFPAHLEDAAWRISMFGDEIDAITEFDPLTGQKTGDLKSVKIYANSHYVTPRPTLNGAIKAIKEELKHRLAELEKGGRLLEAQRLEQRTRYDIEMLEATGSCAGIENYSRYLTGRNPGEPPPTLFEYIPDNALLFIDESHVSVSQIGGMYRGDFRRKATLAEYGFRLPSCMDNRPLRFEEWDAMRPDTVAVSATPGSWEMEQSGGVFAEQVIRPTGLIDPPVEVRSAKTQVDDVLGEIRETAAAGYRTLVTVLTKRMAEDLTEYLHEQGIRVRYMHSDIDTLERIEIIRDLRLGAFDVLVGINLLREGLDIPECGFVAILDADKEGFLRSETSLVQTIGRAARNVDGKVILYADQITGSMQRAMDETSRRREKQMAFNEANGITPESVKAKISDILDSVYEKDHVRADISGVAGKGFADGGHLVGNNLQAHLNALEKQMRDAAADLDFEKAARLRDEIKRLKAAELAAMDDPMAREEAKAIEGGTGRKKATAPNSGKASPSPSSSALSRGPTTIADDNSLFQKPSLDDMGPGTDTERPLFRKPELDEMGRDVATPAGRKDAESQSLFRKNSLDEMTVGRTEKPVIGKLPDKPLIRAKPGVGSYEDPVDEKRQKGRTKGKTGRPGK; encoded by the coding sequence ATGGCCCAGGATCCGAAGACGTCTGCAAAAAATCCCCCCAGGAAAACCACAGTGCCCGGCGGCTTCGAGGAAGTCCCGCAGGCGCCGCTGTCGGGAACGCCGCTATCCGGCAACGTCTCCGATTGGGTGAAACAGCTCGAGGCCGATGCCGAGGCTTCCGCCTTCGAGAGCCAGCGCGAGGTCGCCTCCAAGGCCGGCAAGCACCGCAAGAAGGTGGAGATCGCCGCGAAATCGGCCGCAGGCCGCAAGCCCGAAGGGGCGTCCGAGCCAATGCGAGGCCCACGCGGAGCGAAGGCGCAAGGCGCCGACAGCGTGAGCGGAAGGACGTCCCGCGGGACGTCCATGGGCGGCACGACCGACCCGAAGACGCGCGCCGCGGCGGGCCTCAATCCGGTCGCCGGCCTCGACGTGTCGCTTGAGGATGCCGACAAGCTGTCCACTTCCGGCGTCACCGCCACCGTGGAGGCGCTGTCGGCGCTGATCGAGAGCGGCAATCCGCTGTTCAAGGACGGCAAGCTCTGGACGCCGCACCGCCCTGCCCGGCCGCCGAAATCCGAAGGCGGCATCGAGATCCGCATGGTCTCCGACTACGAGCCCGCCGGCGATCAGCCGACGGCGATCGCCGATCTCGTCGAGGGCCTTGCCTCCGGCGAGCGCAGCCAGGTGCTGCTCGGCGTCACCGGCTCGGGCAAGACCTTCACCATGGCCAAGGTGATCGAGGCGACCCAGCGCCCCGCCGTCATCCTCGCGCCCAACAAGACCTTGGCCGCCCAGCTCTATTCCGAGTTCAAGAACTTCTTCCCCGACAACGCGGTCGAGTACTTCGTCTCCTATTACGACTACTACCAGCCGGAAGCCTACGTGCCGCGCTCGGACACCTTCATCGAGAAGGAATCCTCGATCAACGAGCAGATCGACCGCATGCGCCACTCGGCCACCCGCTCGCTGCTGGAGCGCGACGACTGCATCATCGTCGCCTCGGTCTCGTGCATCTACGGTATCGGCTCGGTCGAGACCTATACCGCCATGACCTTCCAGATGAGCGTCGGTGACACGCTCGACCAGCGGCAGCTGCTGGCCGACCTGGTGGCGCAGCAATACAAGCGCCGCGACATGGATTTCCAGCGCGGCTCGTTTCGCGTGCGCGGTGATACCATCGAAATCTTTCCGGCCCACTTGGAAGATGCCGCCTGGCGCATCTCCATGTTCGGCGACGAGATCGACGCCATCACCGAGTTCGATCCGCTGACCGGCCAGAAGACCGGCGACCTGAAATCGGTAAAAATCTACGCCAACTCGCACTACGTCACCCCGCGCCCGACGCTGAACGGCGCCATCAAGGCGATCAAGGAAGAGCTGAAGCACCGGCTGGCCGAGTTGGAAAAGGGCGGCCGCCTCCTCGAAGCCCAGCGGCTGGAGCAGCGCACCCGCTACGACATCGAAATGCTGGAGGCCACCGGCTCCTGCGCCGGCATCGAGAACTATTCGCGATACCTCACCGGCCGCAATCCCGGCGAGCCGCCGCCGACGCTGTTCGAATACATCCCCGACAACGCGCTGCTGTTCATCGACGAGAGCCACGTCTCCGTCAGCCAGATCGGTGGCATGTATCGCGGCGACTTCCGCCGAAAGGCGACGCTGGCCGAATACGGCTTCCGCCTGCCCTCGTGCATGGACAACCGTCCGCTGCGCTTCGAGGAATGGGACGCCATGCGCCCCGACACCGTCGCGGTTTCGGCCACGCCCGGCAGCTGGGAAATGGAGCAGTCCGGCGGTGTCTTTGCCGAACAGGTCATCCGCCCGACCGGCCTGATCGATCCGCCGGTGGAAGTGCGCTCGGCGAAAACCCAGGTCGACGACGTGCTGGGCGAAATCCGCGAGACGGCCGCTGCCGGCTACCGCACGCTGGTGACGGTGCTGACCAAGCGCATGGCCGAGGACCTGACCGAATACCTGCACGAACAGGGCATTCGCGTCCGCTACATGCACTCCGACATCGACACGCTGGAGCGCATCGAGATCATCCGCGATCTTCGTTTGGGTGCTTTCGACGTGCTCGTCGGCATCAACCTCCTGCGCGAAGGCCTCGACATTCCCGAATGCGGCTTCGTCGCCATCCTCGACGCCGACAAGGAAGGCTTTTTGCGCTCGGAGACGTCGCTGGTGCAGACCATCGGCCGTGCCGCGCGTAACGTCGACGGCAAGGTCATCCTCTATGCCGACCAGATCACCGGGTCGATGCAGCGCGCCATGGACGAAACCAGCCGCCGCCGCGAAAAGCAGATGGCCTTTAACGAGGCCAACGGCATCACGCCGGAATCAGTAAAGGCAAAGATCTCCGACATCCTCGACTCGGTCTACGAGAAGGACCACGTGCGCGCCGACATCTCCGGCGTCGCCGGCAAGGGCTTTGCCGATGGCGGCCACCTCGTCGGCAACAACCTCCAGGCGCACCTCAACGCGCTGGAAAAGCAGATGCGCGACGCCGCCGCCGACCTCGACTTCGAAAAGGCCGCCCGCCTGCGCGACGAGATCAAGCGCCTCAAAGCCGCCGAACTCGCCGCCATGGACGACCCGATGGCACGGGAAGAAGCCAAGGCGATCGAAGGTGGAACGGGGCGGAAAAAGGCAACGGCACCAAATAGCGGTAAGGCCTCCCCCTCGCCGTCATCCTCAGCCTTGAGCCGAGGACCCACCACCATCGCGGACGACAATTCCCTGTTCCAGAAACCGTCGCTCGACGACATGGGTCCGGGCACCGACACCGAACGCCCGCTGTTTCGCAAGCCCGAACTCGACGAAATGGGCCGCGACGTGGCAACGCCGGCCGGCCGCAAGGATGCCGAGAGCCAATCGCTCTTCCGCAAGAACAGCCTCGACGAAATGACTGTCGGCCGCACCGAAAAACCCGTCATCGGCAAGCTGCCGGACAAGCCGCTCATCCGCGCCAAACCGGGCGTCGGTTCCTATGAAGACCCCGTCGACGAAAAGCGTCAGAAGGGGCGGACGAAGGGCAAGACGGGGCGGCCGGGGAAGTAG
- a CDS encoding FecR family protein produces the protein MSRLRSAALIAVSATLFCPVPSFTAEPIGQAVSIRTEVSGKSGPLAVRDPVYRDERIRTSKSGLGQFVFQDGTKLAVGWGSSVVIDQFVYDGSKSVKKLTIMAAKGTFRWVSGKSKHSAYEIVTPAGTIGVRGTAFDFYVGSDGTTAMVLLSGAASFCGAGGCRQLTQRCDCVVAKPGGAVSQASRVNRRTLQALGNAQALPFLSGGQRLSGAMGWAGGGCGLRAAIQRESSPAQQPDPVVREEPKPETPRPQKQLREQGHDKHDRGVKHDRGEKHDRGGEKHDQGRDKQDQGGDNQDQGGDNNDTGPGSTEQSSGNQTNGTQSSAGQNVGAQSGGNSQDGGKRGGGDRGRNTGE, from the coding sequence ATGTCGCGTTTGCGCAGTGCCGCACTCATCGCTGTTAGTGCCACGCTTTTTTGTCCAGTGCCGAGCTTTACTGCCGAGCCCATTGGCCAGGCAGTCTCGATCAGGACGGAAGTCTCCGGCAAGAGTGGTCCGTTGGCGGTCAGGGACCCGGTCTACCGGGATGAACGGATCCGGACGTCAAAGTCCGGCCTTGGACAATTCGTCTTTCAGGACGGGACCAAGCTGGCTGTCGGCTGGGGATCATCCGTGGTCATCGATCAGTTCGTCTATGACGGCAGCAAGTCGGTGAAGAAACTGACGATCATGGCCGCCAAGGGAACCTTTCGCTGGGTCAGCGGCAAATCCAAACATTCGGCTTACGAAATCGTCACGCCGGCCGGCACCATCGGCGTGCGCGGCACGGCGTTCGATTTTTATGTCGGCAGCGATGGAACGACCGCGATGGTGCTGCTCAGCGGCGCGGCGAGCTTCTGCGGCGCCGGCGGATGTCGCCAGCTGACGCAGCGCTGCGACTGTGTGGTGGCAAAGCCCGGCGGCGCCGTCAGCCAGGCCAGCCGTGTCAACCGCCGTACGCTGCAAGCACTCGGCAACGCCCAGGCCTTGCCGTTCTTGTCTGGCGGCCAGCGGCTTTCCGGCGCCATGGGTTGGGCCGGAGGCGGCTGCGGGCTACGGGCTGCAATCCAGCGCGAGAGTTCTCCGGCGCAGCAACCGGATCCGGTCGTCCGCGAAGAGCCTAAGCCGGAAACGCCGCGACCACAAAAGCAGCTTCGCGAACAGGGCCATGACAAGCATGATCGAGGTGTGAAGCACGATCGAGGTGAGAAGCATGATCGCGGTGGCGAGAAGCACGACCAGGGCCGCGACAAGCAGGATCAAGGCGGCGACAATCAGGATCAGGGCGGCGACAACAACGACACCGGACCTGGCAGCACGGAACAGAGCAGCGGCAATCAGACCAACGGCACTCAGAGCAGCGCCGGCCAGAACGTCGGCGCCCAGAGTGGCGGCAACAGCCAGGATGGCGGCAAACGCGGCGGTGGCGACCGTGGTCGCAACACCGGTGAGTAG
- a CDS encoding CHASE2 domain-containing protein, translating into MTRAQQLGVVIGLAVVVVLTLLRASDPQLLKQARDVTFDEYQRLSPRAYEPMPVKVVDIDEASLRAFGQWPWPRDRLAKLTDRLAEMGASAIAFDILFAEPDRLSPRNVLRDVPEIDPTLLERLPDNDEVFAQSIAEKPVVLGFGLTNEGSYLPPVKAGFAFTGESPIGAPPRILSATPLRPQLESNAAGLGHISLNPSDSSAVVRAVPLFLSDGQQLYPSLAMEALRVAQGASTYVIAGAPDLPDTMTAAKIGDFVVPLTAAGELWLYVSPDTTERYVSARRILEDGDMSPDVSAAIEGSIVFIGTSAAGLQDVRTTALGQNVPGVSLHAQIVEQILSGHYLSRPDWANGLEILAIAIAGCLLVLLTTFVSPVMALACGMAITALALVASWVAFAYAGLLFDPLAPILAASITHFSATAFRFLVTDRERREVRQAFGRYLSPSLLYRIEHNRNALRLGGDDRELTVMFVDVRSFTEISERMAPTDVVTFLNTLLDALSRHVIANEGTLDKFIGDSIMAFWNAPVDVANHPRKALRAALGMRETLARLNADDAFGFGATQAVGIGIGIHTGIACVGNMGAETRFNYSAVGDTVNIAARIEAACKEVSFDILVSEATAQALPGCALLEAGALGLKGKTTRTRLFAVAGDEGVASSLDFGELHRLHSRLIENLRARASTSRSLANAAKLKAAAITPGLVTFYGRITRRAEHFIDVPAEQESRIAE; encoded by the coding sequence ATGACACGTGCGCAACAGCTCGGCGTCGTGATCGGTCTGGCCGTCGTGGTAGTCCTGACATTGCTGCGCGCCAGCGATCCGCAGCTTCTGAAACAGGCGCGCGACGTCACCTTCGACGAATATCAGCGGCTGTCCCCGCGCGCCTACGAGCCGATGCCGGTCAAGGTCGTCGATATCGACGAAGCCTCGCTGCGCGCCTTCGGGCAATGGCCCTGGCCGCGAGACCGGCTGGCGAAGCTGACGGACAGGCTGGCGGAGATGGGGGCGTCGGCGATCGCCTTCGACATCCTGTTTGCCGAGCCGGATCGGCTGTCGCCACGCAACGTATTGCGCGACGTGCCGGAGATCGATCCCACGCTGCTTGAGCGCCTGCCCGACAATGACGAGGTCTTTGCACAGTCGATCGCGGAAAAGCCCGTCGTCCTCGGCTTCGGGTTGACCAACGAAGGAAGCTACCTGCCGCCGGTCAAGGCGGGCTTCGCCTTCACCGGCGAAAGTCCGATCGGCGCACCGCCGCGCATTCTGTCGGCCACGCCGCTGCGACCGCAACTGGAGAGCAATGCCGCCGGTCTTGGCCATATCAGCCTCAACCCCAGCGACTCCTCGGCCGTCGTGCGAGCGGTGCCCCTGTTCCTGAGCGACGGCCAGCAACTCTACCCTAGTCTCGCAATGGAGGCGCTGCGTGTGGCGCAAGGCGCATCGACCTATGTCATCGCCGGCGCGCCCGACCTGCCCGATACGATGACGGCTGCCAAGATCGGCGATTTCGTCGTGCCCTTGACCGCCGCCGGCGAACTCTGGCTCTACGTCAGTCCCGATACAACCGAGCGCTATGTCTCCGCACGGCGCATTCTCGAGGATGGAGACATGTCTCCCGACGTCAGCGCGGCAATCGAAGGCAGCATCGTGTTCATCGGCACCTCCGCCGCCGGCCTGCAGGACGTTCGCACGACGGCGCTCGGCCAGAACGTTCCCGGCGTCTCGCTGCATGCCCAGATCGTCGAGCAGATCCTCTCCGGCCACTATCTCTCTCGCCCGGACTGGGCCAATGGCCTGGAAATCCTGGCGATTGCGATTGCCGGCTGCCTGCTCGTGCTGTTGACGACTTTCGTCAGTCCCGTCATGGCGCTTGCCTGCGGCATGGCGATCACGGCGCTGGCGCTCGTCGCCTCATGGGTCGCGTTCGCCTATGCCGGCCTGCTCTTCGATCCGCTGGCGCCGATCCTTGCGGCGTCCATCACCCATTTTTCGGCCACGGCGTTCCGCTTCCTCGTCACCGACCGCGAGCGCCGCGAGGTTCGCCAGGCCTTCGGCCGCTATCTCTCACCGTCGTTGCTCTATCGGATCGAACACAATCGCAACGCCCTTCGGCTCGGCGGCGACGATCGAGAACTGACGGTCATGTTCGTCGACGTGCGCAGCTTCACCGAGATCAGCGAGCGCATGGCGCCGACCGATGTCGTTACCTTTCTCAACACCCTGCTCGATGCGCTGAGCCGGCACGTCATTGCCAATGAGGGCACGCTCGACAAGTTCATCGGCGATTCGATCATGGCCTTCTGGAACGCACCGGTCGATGTCGCCAACCATCCGCGAAAGGCGCTGCGGGCAGCGCTCGGCATGCGTGAGACCTTGGCGCGGCTCAATGCCGACGACGCCTTCGGTTTCGGCGCGACGCAGGCGGTCGGTATCGGCATCGGTATCCATACGGGGATCGCCTGTGTCGGCAACATGGGCGCCGAGACGCGCTTCAACTATTCGGCTGTTGGCGACACGGTCAACATCGCCGCCCGCATCGAGGCGGCGTGCAAGGAGGTGAGCTTCGACATTCTCGTATCGGAAGCGACGGCGCAGGCGCTGCCCGGTTGCGCGCTGCTGGAAGCAGGCGCCCTGGGGCTGAAGGGAAAGACGACGCGAACCCGGCTCTTTGCCGTCGCCGGCGACGAAGGCGTCGCCTCTTCGCTCGACTTCGGTGAGTTGCACAGACTACATTCGAGGCTGATCGAAAACCTGCGTGCACGCGCCTCGACCAGCCGCAGCCTGGCCAATGCCGCCAAGCTCAAGGCGGCGGCGATCACGCCGGGTCTGGTGACCTTCTACGGCAGGATCACTCGCCGGGCGGAGCATTTCATCGATGTTCCCGCCGAGCAGGAAAGCCGAATCGCCGAGTAG